Part of the Deinococcus ruber genome is shown below.
CGTTCAGAATGTTGGAGTCGATGGCTGCCTGCTGTGTGGGGGCGCTCAAGAGGCCGTATCGTCCGGGTCGCGCAGCTCGCGGCTGAAGCGCACAGCGTCCAGGCCTTCTGACAAAGGTGGCAGCACGCCGATCCAGGCCAGAAACGGATTCTCGTCGTCCGTACTGGGAGCGTGGTCCAAGGTCAGGACTGCCTGCGCGATCTCTACGGCGTCGCCTTCGTGCAGGCCGAGCTGCTCGGCCACTTCTGGCGGAAACACCAGTTGACCGTTTTTGACTGTGCCGCGAAAGGTCGTCATCGTGCCTCCAGTGTAGAGACGCCAGAAGATATTGACCACAAGCACAACAGCATTTTTGAAATAAAGAAAGATAGAAAGAAAGAAATCTTTATTTCTTACATTCAGTTAAGCCACTTCAGTAGTTCCACAGTACTGCAAAGCGGCTCTATGCCCCTCTCCACCTTTCGCTGCAAGTGTTCGAGCGCCATGTGGTACCCCTGGCTGGGCAGCACGAGCAGATTCTCGGGCACGTTGTTGCTACGGTCAGCGTCGATGTGATGAACGACTTCGCCGGGGCTAGCGCTCGCCCCGCAACTGCTCGGCGATCAGGCGGTGAACGCGAACCGCCCTGCGCTGTTCAGCGTCCCAGATTCGCACGTATCGTTCGCTCGCCATAACCAAAAAAACGCCCTCTCAGACGTTGTTAAACTCAATATAGCCCGGTATGCACGGGTTGTCAAAGATATTCATTCGGGCCGCGCCGCTACAAAGAGTCGAGCTGATCAAGGAGTGAAGCGTGTTTGTGTCCTGTCTTTCAACGGAGCTGTCCTCGTGTCATGCCACTGAGAGAAGGGGTACGGCATGCTGGTGCTAGAACAGCTCGTGAGGTAAGGGGCGCGCCGCTCGCTGGCTGTCACGAAAGCGCAGAAGATGGCAGCTTGGATGGCTGGGTGGCACTGGGGAGGCTGCGGGATGGTGAATGTCGTTCGGCAAGAATGAAAAATCAGGGCTGAACGCGGGGCCGAGCAGCCGCGCGCCTCGGCCTGCACCGTCTGCGTCCACAGCACGGGGACACTGGCTAGGGCGTGTCTGCAAAGTAGAAGTAATGGTGCACTCAGGGCTACGCGGTAACGTTGAG
Proteins encoded:
- the mazE gene encoding type II toxin-antitoxin system MazE family antitoxin, producing the protein MTTFRGTVKNGQLVFPPEVAEQLGLHEGDAVEIAQAVLTLDHAPSTDDENPFLAWIGVLPPLSEGLDAVRFSRELRDPDDTAS